In Ananas comosus cultivar F153 linkage group 10, ASM154086v1, whole genome shotgun sequence, the following proteins share a genomic window:
- the LOC109716669 gene encoding serine/arginine-rich splicing factor SR30-like gives MARRGRRRARGGTPIGCPGCLARQAEGSRRRARDTLGNIVFRRLFGCPGCLCHDYPFSKYGPIVDIDLKIPPRPPGYAFVEFEDPRDADDAIRGRDGYKFDGYRLRVELAHGGRSYSSSSDYYSRYSSGSSRGGVSRCSEYRDT, from the exons atgg CTCGGCGAGGCAGGCGGAGGGCTCGGGGCGGGACCCCGATCGGTTGCCCCGGTTGCTTGGCGAGGCAGGCGGAGGGCTCCAGGCGGAGGGCTCGCGACACCCTGGGGAACATCGTATTCCGCAGGCTCTTCGGCTGCCCCGGTTGCCTCTGCCACGACTACCCCTTCTCCAAG TATGGACCCATTGTGGATATTGATTTGAAGATCCCTCCGAGGCCTCCTGGTTATGCCTTTGTTGAG TTTGAAGATCCACGTGATGCTGACGATGCTATTCGTGGTCGTGATGGTTATAAATTTGACGGTTACAGACTACGG GTGGAACTTGCACATGGTGGAAGAAGCTACTCCTCATCTTCTGACTACTATAGTAGGTATAGTAGCGGTAGCAGCCGTGGTGGTGTCTCTAGGTGCTCAGAGTATCGTG ATACCTGA